A section of the Scomber scombrus chromosome 24, fScoSco1.1, whole genome shotgun sequence genome encodes:
- the LOC133976404 gene encoding OX-2 membrane glycoprotein-like, which yields MGGLGLPLCLLVWIAGTAVCRTKGDVIAPALLTAEAGHPLLLGCNVTGGIIRQVSWFHNRNKKLLVYEPGESVRISHQDSNVLLNSSHSNSSYITIKSVQKDDEGCYQCDFHIYPLGRQQGQTCVSVTGKVRLDGNKTAVSGKPITLSCWYSLPETVQQVLWRKIAEQGDTTTVASFTKKGDQTIGDAFRGRVSLSRNLADTELTIKVVKTEDEGCYTCEFHTYPDGTKSDTACLSVFVLPKPEINYVTSTSGVTEANCTAQSRPAAEMVWNVDGDNRTLGPPMSSTYNQGDGTTIVTSTLLFQSALLNDMSVKCIVHHEGLKKPLSVSLNKHVSPAMVILLSVCGVAAVLLLCVCVCLCKCFICTDD from the exons ATGGGTGGACTTGGTCTGCCCCTGTGTTTGCTGGTGTGGATAGCGGGAACAGCTGTCTGCAGGACAAAAG GTGACGTCATAGCTCCTGCCCTTCTGACCGCAGAGGCAGGTCATCCCCTCCTCCTTGGCTGTAACGTCACAGGTGGCATCATCCGGCAAGTGAGCTGGTTCCACAATCGCAACAAGAAGCTCCTGGTGTACGAGCCAGGTGAGTCGGTCCGTATCAGCCATCAAGACTCCAACGTGCTGCTCAACTCCTCACACAGCAACTCCAGCTACATCACCATCAAGAGCGTGCAGAAGGATGACGAGGGCTGCTACCAGTGCGACTTCCATATTTACCCCTTGGGGCGGCAGCAAGGACAGACGTGTGTCAGCGTCACTG GTAAAGTGCGGCTGGATGGTAACAAGACAGCCGTGAGCGGGAAACCAATCACCCTCTCCTGCTGGTACAGCCTCCCCGAGACGGTGCAACAGGTGCTGTGGAGGAAGATAGCCGAGCAGGGCGACACCACCACTGTAGCTTCCTTCACCAAAAAAGGCGACCAGACCATAGGTGATGCGTTCAGGGGGCGCGTGAGTCTGAGCCGAAACCTGGCCGACACCGAGCTAACCATCAAGGTGGTCAAGACCGAGGATGAGGGGTGCTACACCTGCGAGTTCCACACGTACCCAGACGGCACCAAGAGCGACACCGCCTGCCTCTCTGTATTTG TTTTACCCAAACCAGAAATCAACTATGTGACCTCAACTTCGGGGGTCACCGAGGCCAACTGCACCGCCCAGTCCCGGCCCGCAGCAGAGATGGTGTGGAACGTCGACGGGGACAACCGAACGCTGGGGCCGCCCATGTCATCAACCTACAATCAGGGCGACGGCACGACGATAGTGACGAGCACGCTGCTCTTCCAGTCGGCGTTGCTCAATGACATGTCCGTCAAATGCATCGTGCACCACGAGGGTTTGAAGAAACCTCTCTCAGTGTCCCTCAACAAACATG tGAGTCCAGCCATGGTTATCCTCCTCTCAGTGTGCGGTGTGGCCGCCGTCCTCCtcctgtgcgtgtgtgtgtgtctctgcaagTGCTTCATCTGCACTGACG ACTGA
- the LOC133976465 gene encoding OX-2 membrane glycoprotein-like isoform X4 has protein sequence MTMMTEAAITTIFFVLGVFQKGLTAVVQTQQTVMVKVGEDVHLSCQLMQTKDVLQVTWQKDLPEGKKNIATYSEHFGQTVNDGFQDKLEFKDAGLKNCSIVIRKVMEQDEGCYLCLFNSFPDGSLTGRTCLHLYELHEPILQIRESNSTEETVVSCSATGRPAPTVTLNVPQQDLYFSNSSTVSVTNTNATVTVTTTTVLSGFHGNGAQVGCAARLLSVPEIQVFKTIPAVKQSSDDGFDDEYGSDKSAEHV, from the exons ATGACAATGATGACCGAAGCTGCAATCACAacaatcttttttgttttgggagTCTTTCAAAAAG GTCTAACagctgtggtacaaacacagcagactgTGATGGTAAAAGTAGGAGAAGATGTTCATCTCAGCTGTCAGCTCATGCAGACTAAAGATGTTCTTCAGGTCACCTGGCAGAAAGATTTACCTGAGGGGAAGAAGAATATCGCCACATACAGTGAACACTTTGGACAAACAGTGAATGATGGTTTTCAGGATAAATTGGAGTTTAAAGATGCTGGACTGAAGAACTGCTCCATAGTTATCAGGAAGGTGATGGAGCAGGATGAAGGCTGCTATCtctgtttgtttaattcatttccTGATGGATCACTGACAGGAAGAACCTGCCTCCATCTCTATG agctGCATGAACCCATTCTACAAATCAGAGAATCAAACTCTACTGAAGAGACAGTTGTGTCCTGCTCGGCCACAGGTCGTCCTGCTCCCACAGTAACTCTGAATGTCCCACAACAAGACCTCTACTTCTCTAACAGCAGCACAGTCAGTGTCACCAACACCAACGCTACAGTCACTGTCACCACTACAACTGTGCTGTCTGGTTTCCATGGAAACGGTGCACAGGTTGGATGTGCAGCACGACTGCTCTCAGTCCCTGAAATTCAGGTGTTTAAGACGATTCCTGCAGTCAAACAATCATCTGATGATG GTTTTGATGATGAATATGGATCTGATAAGA GTGCAGAACATGTTTAA
- the LOC133976465 gene encoding OX-2 membrane glycoprotein-like isoform X3: MTMMTEAAITTIFFVLGVFQKGLTAVVQTQQTVMVKVGEDVHLSCQLMQTKDVLQVTWQKDLPEGKKNIATYSEHFGQTVNDGFQDKLEFKDAGLKNCSIVIRKVMEQDEGCYLCLFNSFPDGSLTGRTCLHLYELHEPILQIRESNSTEETVVSCSATGRPAPTVTLNVPQQDLYFSNSSTVSVTNTNATVTVTTTTVLSGFHGNGAQVGCAARLLSVPEIQVFKTIPAVKQSSDDGFDDEYGSDKNHTLIGAQVTAVVIVCFAVVITVIIVLLRKHKNRTCLIKQENEQMRLQTHQEENQKEEKTE; encoded by the exons ATGACAATGATGACCGAAGCTGCAATCACAacaatcttttttgttttgggagTCTTTCAAAAAG GTCTAACagctgtggtacaaacacagcagactgTGATGGTAAAAGTAGGAGAAGATGTTCATCTCAGCTGTCAGCTCATGCAGACTAAAGATGTTCTTCAGGTCACCTGGCAGAAAGATTTACCTGAGGGGAAGAAGAATATCGCCACATACAGTGAACACTTTGGACAAACAGTGAATGATGGTTTTCAGGATAAATTGGAGTTTAAAGATGCTGGACTGAAGAACTGCTCCATAGTTATCAGGAAGGTGATGGAGCAGGATGAAGGCTGCTATCtctgtttgtttaattcatttccTGATGGATCACTGACAGGAAGAACCTGCCTCCATCTCTATG agctGCATGAACCCATTCTACAAATCAGAGAATCAAACTCTACTGAAGAGACAGTTGTGTCCTGCTCGGCCACAGGTCGTCCTGCTCCCACAGTAACTCTGAATGTCCCACAACAAGACCTCTACTTCTCTAACAGCAGCACAGTCAGTGTCACCAACACCAACGCTACAGTCACTGTCACCACTACAACTGTGCTGTCTGGTTTCCATGGAAACGGTGCACAGGTTGGATGTGCAGCACGACTGCTCTCAGTCCCTGAAATTCAGGTGTTTAAGACGATTCCTGCAGTCAAACAATCATCTGATGATG GTTTTGATGATGAATATGGATCTGATAAGA ATCACACTTTAATTGGTGCACAGGTCACAGCAGTggtcattgtttgttttgctgtagtCATCACTGTTATCATTGTCCTGCTACGAAAACATAAGAACAG AACATGTTTAATAAAGCAGGAAAATGAGCAGATGAGACTACAGACACATCAGGAGGAAAatcaaaaagaagagaaaacagaataa
- the LOC133976465 gene encoding OX-2 membrane glycoprotein-like isoform X5 yields MMNQAAVTTIFLILGFLPKGLTAVVQTQQTVMVKVGEDVHLSCQLMQTEDVLQVTWQKDLPEEKKNLCSYNNYFGQTVNDGFQDKVEFTDVGLKNCSIVIRKVMEQDVGCYLCLFNSYPDGSLTGRTCLQLYELHEPILQIRESNSTEETVVSCSATGRPAPTVTLKVPQQDLYFSNSSTVSVTNTNNTVTVTTTAVLSGFHGNDTQVGCAARLLSVPEIQVLMMNMDLIRITL; encoded by the exons ATGATGAACCAAGCTGCAGTCACAACAATCTTTTTAATTTTGGGATTCCTTCCAAAAG GTCTAACagctgtggtacaaacacagcagactgTGATGGTAAAAGTAGGAGAAGATGTTCATCTCAGCTGTCAGCTCATGCAGACTGAAGATGTTCTTCAGGTCACCTGGCAGAAAGATTTAcctgaggagaagaagaatCTTTGCAGCTACAACAACTACTTTGGACAAACAGTGAATGATGGTTTTCAGGATAAAGTGGAGTTTACAGATGTTGGACTGAAGAACTGCTCCATAGTTATCAGGAAGGTGATGGAGCAGGATGTAGGCTGCTATCTCTGTTTGTTTAACTCGTATCCTGATGGATCTCTGACAGGAAGAACCTGCCTCCAGCTCTATG agctGCATGAACCCATTCTACAAATCAGAGAATCAAACTCTACTGAAGAGACAGTTGTGTCCTGCTCGGCCACAGGTCGTCCTGCTCCCACAGTAACTCTGAAAGTCCCACAACAAGACCTCTACTTCTCTAACAGCAGCACAGTCAGTGTCACCAACACCAACAATACAGTCACTGTCACCACTACAGCTGTGCTGTCTGGTTTCCATGGAAACGACACACAAGTTGGATGTGCAGCACGACTGCTCTCAGTCCCTGAAATTCAG GTTTTGATGATGAATATGGATCTGATAAGA ATCACACTTTAA
- the LOC134006550 gene encoding T-cell immunoreceptor with Ig and ITIM domains-like, giving the protein MTQSCPLNYKDLPEGKKNIATYSEHYGQTVNDGFQGKVEFKDAGLKNCSIVIRKVTEQDEGCYLCLFNTFPDGSLTGKTCLHLYGFGDESESEKNFTLIVASFTVVAFICVAVVVTVVFLLKHKHKNRSNRCDTNTADCDGESRRRCSSQLSTHAD; this is encoded by the exons ATGACTCAGAGTTGCCCACTCAACTAT AAAGATTTACCTGAGGGGAAGAAGAATATCGCCACTTACAGTGAACACTATGGACAAACAGTGAATGATGGTTTTCAGGGGAAAGTGGAGTTTAAAGATGCTGGACTGAAGAACTGCTCCATAGTTATCAGGAAGGTGACGGAGCAGGATGAAGGCTGCTATCTCTGTTTGTTTAACACGTTTCCTGATGGATCTCTGACAGGAAAAACCTGCCTCCATCTCTATG gttttggtgatgaatctgaatctgaaaagA ATTTCACCTTGATTGTTGCATCATTCACAGTAGTGGCCTTTATTTGTGTCGCTGTAGTCGTCACTGTCGTTTTCCTgctcaaacataaacataagaACAG GTCTAACAGATGTgatacaaacacagcagactgTGATGGTGAAAGTAGGAGAAGATGTTCATCTCAGCTGTCAACTCATGCAGACTAA
- the LOC133976465 gene encoding OX-2 membrane glycoprotein-like isoform X1 encodes MTMMTEAAITTIFFVLGVFQKGLTAVVQTQQTVMVKVGEDVHLSCQLMQTKDVLQVTWQKDLPEGKKNIATYSEHFGQTVNDGFQDKLEFKDAGLKNCSIVIRKVMEQDEGCYLCLFNSFPDGSLTGRTCLHLYELHEPILQIRESNSTEETVVSCSATGRPAPTVTLNVPQQDLYFSNSSTVSVTNTNATVTVTTTTVLSGFHGNGAQVGCAARLLSVPEIQVFKTIPAVKQSSDDGFDDEYGSDKNHTLIGAQVTAVVIVCFAVVITVIIVLLRKHKNRCRTCLIKQENEQMRLQTHQEENQKEEKTE; translated from the exons ATGACAATGATGACCGAAGCTGCAATCACAacaatcttttttgttttgggagTCTTTCAAAAAG GTCTAACagctgtggtacaaacacagcagactgTGATGGTAAAAGTAGGAGAAGATGTTCATCTCAGCTGTCAGCTCATGCAGACTAAAGATGTTCTTCAGGTCACCTGGCAGAAAGATTTACCTGAGGGGAAGAAGAATATCGCCACATACAGTGAACACTTTGGACAAACAGTGAATGATGGTTTTCAGGATAAATTGGAGTTTAAAGATGCTGGACTGAAGAACTGCTCCATAGTTATCAGGAAGGTGATGGAGCAGGATGAAGGCTGCTATCtctgtttgtttaattcatttccTGATGGATCACTGACAGGAAGAACCTGCCTCCATCTCTATG agctGCATGAACCCATTCTACAAATCAGAGAATCAAACTCTACTGAAGAGACAGTTGTGTCCTGCTCGGCCACAGGTCGTCCTGCTCCCACAGTAACTCTGAATGTCCCACAACAAGACCTCTACTTCTCTAACAGCAGCACAGTCAGTGTCACCAACACCAACGCTACAGTCACTGTCACCACTACAACTGTGCTGTCTGGTTTCCATGGAAACGGTGCACAGGTTGGATGTGCAGCACGACTGCTCTCAGTCCCTGAAATTCAGGTGTTTAAGACGATTCCTGCAGTCAAACAATCATCTGATGATG GTTTTGATGATGAATATGGATCTGATAAGA ATCACACTTTAATTGGTGCACAGGTCACAGCAGTggtcattgtttgttttgctgtagtCATCACTGTTATCATTGTCCTGCTACGAAAACATAAGAACAG GTGCAGAACATGTTTAATAAAGCAGGAAAATGAGCAGATGAGACTACAGACACATCAGGAGGAAAatcaaaaagaagagaaaacagaataa
- the LOC133976465 gene encoding OX-2 membrane glycoprotein-like isoform X2, protein MMNQAAVTTIFLILGFLPKGLTAVVQTQQTVMVKVGEDVHLSCQLMQTKDVLQVTWQKDLPEGKKNIATYSEHFGQTVNDGFQDKLEFKDAGLKNCSIVIRKVMEQDEGCYLCLFNSFPDGSLTGRTCLHLYELHEPILQIRESNSTEETVVSCSATGRPAPTVTLNVPQQDLYFSNSSTVSVTNTNATVTVTTTTVLSGFHGNGAQVGCAARLLSVPEIQVFKTIPAVKQSSDDGFDDEYGSDKNHTLIGAQVTAVVIVCFAVVITVIIVLLRKHKNRCRTCLIKQENEQMRLQTHQEENQKEEKTE, encoded by the exons ATGATGAACCAAGCTGCAGTCACAACAATCTTTTTAATTTTGGGATTCCTTCCAAAAG GTCTAACagctgtggtacaaacacagcagactgTGATGGTAAAAGTAGGAGAAGATGTTCATCTCAGCTGTCAGCTCATGCAGACTAAAGATGTTCTTCAGGTCACCTGGCAGAAAGATTTACCTGAGGGGAAGAAGAATATCGCCACATACAGTGAACACTTTGGACAAACAGTGAATGATGGTTTTCAGGATAAATTGGAGTTTAAAGATGCTGGACTGAAGAACTGCTCCATAGTTATCAGGAAGGTGATGGAGCAGGATGAAGGCTGCTATCtctgtttgtttaattcatttccTGATGGATCACTGACAGGAAGAACCTGCCTCCATCTCTATG agctGCATGAACCCATTCTACAAATCAGAGAATCAAACTCTACTGAAGAGACAGTTGTGTCCTGCTCGGCCACAGGTCGTCCTGCTCCCACAGTAACTCTGAATGTCCCACAACAAGACCTCTACTTCTCTAACAGCAGCACAGTCAGTGTCACCAACACCAACGCTACAGTCACTGTCACCACTACAACTGTGCTGTCTGGTTTCCATGGAAACGGTGCACAGGTTGGATGTGCAGCACGACTGCTCTCAGTCCCTGAAATTCAGGTGTTTAAGACGATTCCTGCAGTCAAACAATCATCTGATGATG GTTTTGATGATGAATATGGATCTGATAAGA ATCACACTTTAATTGGTGCACAGGTCACAGCAGTggtcattgtttgttttgctgtagtCATCACTGTTATCATTGTCCTGCTACGAAAACATAAGAACAG GTGCAGAACATGTTTAATAAAGCAGGAAAATGAGCAGATGAGACTACAGACACATCAGGAGGAAAatcaaaaagaagagaaaacagaataa